A genomic region of Desulfobacterales bacterium contains the following coding sequences:
- a CDS encoding radical SAM protein, translated as MYEHPPYRPPSEADSILFRVTRGCPWNQCTFCSMYKETRFERRPVEDVIQDIETAGKFYRHNAPTIFLGDSNSLILDVDPLEKILDYIYQNFPDVRRVTSYARARTLCKIEMEDLQKLRRAGLTRLHIGLETGDAELLQMIRKGATPDQMVTGCQRAKEADFEVSLYVLAGIGGEDRWRQHAQGTADVLNRVDPDFIRIRTFVPTPLSELWENVQAGEFKTAEPETILREQQLLIERLEVTSQYLSDHVSNYVSVNGKLPKDKARMLATVRQALADFENDAGYRRHLERIRRLTRL; from the coding sequence ATGTATGAACATCCTCCCTATCGCCCGCCCAGCGAGGCGGACAGCATACTCTTCCGGGTTACCCGGGGGTGTCCCTGGAATCAGTGCACCTTCTGCTCCATGTATAAAGAGACCCGCTTTGAACGACGGCCGGTTGAAGATGTTATCCAGGATATCGAGACTGCCGGAAAGTTCTATCGCCACAACGCACCGACTATTTTCCTGGGGGATTCCAACAGCCTGATCCTGGATGTCGATCCCCTTGAAAAGATCCTCGATTACATATACCAGAACTTTCCGGATGTCCGGCGGGTCACCAGCTATGCCCGGGCCCGGACGCTCTGTAAAATAGAGATGGAGGACCTGCAAAAACTTCGCCGGGCCGGACTCACCCGGCTCCACATCGGTCTGGAGACCGGCGATGCGGAGCTGCTTCAAATGATCCGCAAGGGTGCCACCCCGGACCAGATGGTAACGGGCTGCCAACGGGCAAAGGAAGCCGACTTTGAAGTGAGCCTGTATGTCCTGGCCGGAATCGGCGGGGAAGACCGCTGGCGACAGCACGCCCAAGGGACCGCCGATGTGCTCAACCGGGTGGACCCCGATTTTATCCGCATCCGCACCTTTGTGCCCACGCCCCTCTCGGAGCTGTGGGAAAATGTGCAGGCGGGTGAATTCAAAACGGCTGAACCCGAGACGATTCTACGGGAGCAGCAGCTTCTGATAGAGCGTCTGGAGGTTACCTCCCAGTACCTGAGCGACCATGTATCCAACTACGTATCTGTTAACGGCAAGCTTCCGAAGGACAAAGCCCGGATGCTGGCGACCGTCCGGCAGGCGCTTGCCGATTTTGAGAACGATGCGGGGTATCGCCGCCACCTGGAGAGAATACGGCGGCTGACCCGTCTGTGA
- a CDS encoding XRE family transcriptional regulator — MSTPIGKRIADYRAQAGLTPADLATRTGLESGFLKAIEENDIYPSLGPLIKIARALGVRLGTFMDDHISNDPLIVRLDEREQQLTTHRGAQTPAEVAFYSLGRGKRDRHMEPFYVELMPASSRDKSLSSYEGEEFIVVVSGRVELIYGQDTHVLNPGDSMYYNSVVPHHVGCAGDRKAAIYAVLYIMESHG; from the coding sequence ATGAGCACACCTATTGGAAAACGTATCGCAGACTATCGCGCACAGGCGGGCCTGACGCCGGCAGACCTGGCCACCCGCACCGGCCTGGAATCCGGCTTTTTAAAAGCCATTGAGGAAAACGATATTTACCCTTCGCTGGGTCCGCTGATCAAAATTGCGCGGGCCCTCGGCGTACGACTGGGGACCTTCATGGACGACCATATTTCAAACGACCCCCTGATTGTTCGCCTGGACGAGCGGGAACAGCAGCTGACCACCCACCGCGGCGCTCAGACCCCGGCGGAAGTCGCTTTCTATTCCCTGGGCCGCGGCAAAAGAGATCGTCACATGGAGCCCTTTTATGTCGAGCTCATGCCCGCCTCCAGCCGGGACAAATCCCTCAGCAGCTACGAGGGTGAGGAATTTATCGTGGTCGTTTCCGGCCGGGTGGAGCTGATCTACGGTCAGGACACCCACGTGTTGAACCCGGGCGACAGCATGTATTATAACTCGGTGGTGCCGCACCATGTGGGCTGCGCCGGTGACCGCAAGGCGGCCATATATGCCGTTCTATATATTATGGAGTCGCACGGATGA
- a CDS encoding PIN domain-containing protein, whose translation MKVIVDTSVWSLVLRRDQEGLLAPVQELLRLIHSHRVQLIGPIRQEILSGIRSESQFNKLRKHLESFPDLPILTEDYVVAAQFFNQCRSKGVQGSNTDFLFCAVAARNKFSIFTTDKDFELFSKHVQIVLHKVD comes from the coding sequence ATGAAGGTCATTGTTGACACGAGCGTATGGTCTCTGGTTTTAAGGCGCGATCAAGAGGGATTACTTGCGCCCGTCCAGGAACTTCTCCGTTTAATACACAGCCATCGTGTCCAATTGATCGGTCCTATCCGGCAGGAGATTTTATCGGGCATTCGCAGCGAATCTCAGTTTAATAAACTGAGGAAGCATCTCGAAAGTTTTCCCGATCTTCCAATTCTTACTGAAGATTATGTTGTCGCAGCGCAGTTTTTCAATCAATGCCGTTCAAAAGGAGTTCAAGGATCAAATACGGACTTCTTGTTTTGCGCAGTGGCAGCCAGAAACAAGTTTTCGATATTTACCACCGACAAAGACTTCGAACTGTTTTCAAAACACGTACAAATTGTTCTCCACAAAGTGGATTAA
- a CDS encoding type II toxin-antitoxin system VapB family antitoxin, which yields MATNLQIDDKLILKAVRLGGHKTKKAAVSKALIEYIHQLEQEKILSMFGTVEYDPDYDYKKQRSRS from the coding sequence ATGGCGACAAATTTACAGATAGATGACAAGCTCATTTTAAAAGCGGTCAGACTCGGCGGACATAAAACAAAAAAGGCCGCTGTCTCAAAGGCGCTGATTGAATATATCCATCAATTGGAGCAGGAAAAAATTCTCTCGATGTTCGGGACGGTGGAATACGATCCTGATTATGATTATAAAAAGCAGAGAAGCCGGTCATGA